ACTTCCTGCCGGTACTCATATACGAGGTTGGAAGTATGGGAAGTGGCATGGGCGGTTTTGATATAACCTTGTTTGTCCACATCCAGGATCAGCTGGTAAGGGCGGGTTTGTTTGCCTTTGGAAAGAAAGATGAAAGTGGTGTCTGCTCCTAACTGGTCAGCAATGGTATCCCGGGAATAGGCATCTGACAGGGAAGTTTTGCTGATATCTGCATCCATCAATGGCCGGAACAGGGTTTCAAGTGCTATGCCCTCCTTTGTTTTCACAGAATCTGTGACACCATTGAGCCGCACGACCTTTGTCATTTGCATCTGCTGTTCCTTTAAACGGGCAATTTCTTCCAGGCAATAATTGCCAAGTGCGCGGTAACTGGTGTCTTTTGCTGTGATAGCCGGTTTCTCCTGCTGAAGATTACAACCTGCTGCCATGCCAATTAACATACACAATAACAATGGTCTCATGTCAGCAAATTTAATGGTGAATCCACAATCCCCCATAAAAAAATAATGCGCCGTGAAAACGGCGCATCTGATGCATGAGCAAATCTGTCGAGAGCACTAAAATTTTCAACTATGTAGAAACTAGCGTTTTTTGATACTGATTTTGCTGAGTAATACCGGGTTGTTCATGGCGGAGTAATCATATTGATATACTCCATCCGCCGCACTTACCAGCAGGTTTTTGTCACTATAAGGGATCACATCGTAGGTGGTCAGGCCTTCTATGAGCCTGGTGGTGCTGATAGAAGCGAAGTCTGTACCCTGCATGAACCTCAATCCAAATGTGCCTTCGCAGATGAACAGCTTGCCATTGCTTACGCCCAGGCCATACGGATTCTTCATCTGGTAGCTGGCCAGTTTAACCGGCTGGTCTACATTGGACACATCAAAAACCTGTAACTCATTAATACTACCACCGCAGGCCGCGCCGCTCCTTACTGTTACATAAGCTTTTGTTCCTTCCACCACCACCGGATCACAGGCCCTGAAGTGAGTTGCCGTAGAGCGTTTCTTCGGAGCTGCCGGATCGATGATGTCATAAATATGCATGGCGTTCATGCTGCCGATGAAAAGATATTCCCCATATGGGAAGATGGTTTCAATGCTTCCGCCTGGTATATTTTGTTCCCCTTTGTGAACCGGATTGGCTGCATTACTGATATCGAATGCTTTCAGCTGGCTCCAGTTAACGGTGTATAAATAATCTTTTGCAATAGTGAAACGCGCCATGGAACCACCTTTTCCTGTTCCTCCGCTCGCTTTATAAGCAGCTGAGTTCAGACTGTAACCTGCCATGTCATATACCAGGTATTCATCTTTTTTCGCACATTCACACTCATAAGTAGTATCCCTGGTGGTATAACCTACTACAATGCTATCGTTGTTCCGGACAGACTGGCCCATCATTAACCCTGCTGAATTGATCGGGTAATTGATGATATTATCCAGTTTTTTAACGAACGAGATATGAAGCGGGTCGAGGATATTGAATACAACGAGGTCCGCATAACTGTCTGCATATAAAGTATTCCCTTTGATAGCGATGTCCACATTTCCCCGGATGTTCAGGAACGCTACATTCTTCGGCTCCCGGGGATTGCTGTTGTCTATGACGTGGATCCCTTTCTGCATCTCATTTACAAAGATGTACTGGTCTTTTACGTAGATCTTGCCCGGAGTGCCTACTTCCTGCGGCGCTTCTGATTTTACGCTTGCCCAATAATCTGCTTTCGCCATAATAACCGGCGTATAAATAGTTGTGGTGGTGATCCTGCTGCACTTTTCCTTAACACATCCACTAAAAGCCAGAATTCCGGCTATTATAACGGGGAGTTTAAACAGCATGGTACGCATAGGGGGATGAATTTGAAAGTAAAACGGGGCGGGGGAGAGAAAAGTTACAGGGGGACTAAAATATAAAGAGTTGAGTTGCAACTGACAGCAACTCAACTCTTCTTGATAAGAATATGATTTTAAACCAACAGGTTGCCGGTCATTTCAGGAGGAATGGGAAGTCCCATGAAATGCAGGATGGTAGGCGCAATGTCTCCCAGTTTACCGTTCTTCACATCACCCTTAAAGTCCTGGCTGATGATAAAGAAAGGAACAGGGTTCAGCGAGTGTGCCGTATTAGGAGTACCGTCTTCATTGATCATGTAATCTGCATTACCATGATCTGCTGTCAGGAAGATCACATAATCATTCAGCAGGGCAGTGGTCACCACTTTTGCCACACAGGCATCTACGGTTTCTACTGCTTTGATCACAGCAGGCCATACTCCTGTATGCCCCACCATGTCTGCATTCGCGAAATTGAGCACGATAAAGTCTGTGGTCCGCTGTTCCAGTTCAGGAACGATCAGATCTGCCAGCTCCGGCGCACTCATTTCCGGTTTCAGATCGTAAGTAGCCACTTTGGGAGAAGGGGCCAGTAAACGTCTTTCACCCACAAACGGTGTTTCACGGCCACCGGAAAAGAAGAAGGAAACGTGTGGGTATTTCTCTGTTTCCGCAATACGGATCTGAGTTTTACCATGTTTTTCCAATACTTCGCCCAACGTCATTACCAGGTTATCATTATCGAAAATGATGTGTACGCCCTTGAAGGATTTGTCGTATTCCGTAATGGTAGTATAGTTCAGTGCCAGCGGTTGCATACCAAAATCAGGGAAAGCCTGCTGGGTGAGCACTTCCGTGATCTCGCGGCAGCGGTCTGTTCTGAAGTTGAAGCAAAGTACCGCATCGCCTTCTTTGATAGTAGCAATAGGCTGTTGCTGATCATTTACCGAAATGATCGGTTTGATGAATTCATCCGTAACGCCATCTGCATAAGAAGCTTTTACAGCCAGGGGAGCATTTTGCGTGGGGACACCAATACCATACACCATAGCATCATAAGCCAGTTTCACACGTTCCCAGCGTTTATCACGGTCCATGGCATAATAACGTCCTGTTACGGAAGCGATCTGGCCGGTGGTTTGTTGTAAATGCTGCTGCAGATCTTCCAGGTAAGCGAAACCGCCTTTGGGATCTGTATCACGGCCATCTGTAAATGCATGGATGAACACCTTTTTCAGGCCACGCTGATGTGCAATGCTGATAATGGCTTTCAGGTGGGAGATGTGAGAATGCACACCGCCATCGCTGACAAGACCTATCAGGTGAAGGGCTTTATCATTGTTCAGCGCATAATCCATAGAGGCCTGCAGTACTTTGCTGGCTGCCAGTTCCCCTGTACGGATAGCTACATTGATGCGTTGCAGCTCCTGGTATACAATACGGCCTGCGCCAATATTGAGGTGCCCTACTTCTGAATTGCCCATCTGGCCATCCGGAAGGCCTACCTGTTCACCACAGGTGATCAGCTGGCCATGGGGGTATTGCTCATATAAATTATCTACAAAGGGGGTGTTTGCGTGTGCTATAGCGTCTGCGGCAGGAACCTGACCCTGTCCCCAGCCGTCCATGATAACCAGGATCGCTCTTTTGTTTTCCATACAGTTTTGTCCGTTGTGTGATGAATGAATCGGGTCGTGAAATTAATAATAACATCCCTTTTGAGGGTTAAATTTTTAAGAATGGCCCAACTACACACATATCAATTATTTAGAATAACAGGTCTGAAATGCAAATAGCACAATGATGGGATATTATTGAACATCAGCAATTTGGCATAGTTTTGGCACCTGCTACGGTTGATAAAAGTATAGTTCGATCTAAAAAACGGATAATGAAAAAGTTAATCTTTGCACTGGGGGTACTGATAGCATGCGGAATGTTTACGGCCTTCACTTTGATGGCCGGGCCATTTGAAGATGTGATCAGCGCCATCAAGCAAGGGGATGCCGCAAGCCTAGGTAAAAATCTGGATAACACGGTGGAGATCAACATGATGGGGAAGTCAAATTCCTACAGTAAGGCGCAAGCCGAGATCATTTTGAAAGATTTCTTTAGCAAAAACAGTGTAAAGTCCTTCGAGCTCATCCACAAAGGTGGTCAGGAAGGCAGCGGATTCTTTGGCGTAGGTACCCTGGTAACTTCCGCAGGAAGCTATCGTATCTCATTTTTCCTCCAAAAGAAAGGGACAACGTTTGTATTGAATGAATTAAGGTTCGAAAATAAATAACGGAAATTTAGCTTAAGAAGAGAGAGATTGAAAGGCTGCCGGCAGGCGGCCTTTTTTGTGCCAGGCTTTATCTCAAAGGGATTTATGTAACTTGCCGCTTTATTTCAAACCAGCAGTTTACATGTTACAAAAAGAAGCATTGACCAACTTTATCAGCAGTGCGCTGGCAGAAGATATCGGCAACGGAGACCATAGTACAATGGCTTCCATTCCCCCTGCCACAAAAGGCACCGCTCAGCTGAAGATCAAAGAGGCCGGGGTATTGGCAGGTATGGAAGTAGCCGAAGCTGTTTTTCGTTACCTGGATATGTTCACGGAATTCCGTCCCTTCAAAAAAGACGGTGATGCCATGCAGCCCGGTGAACTGGCTTTTGAAGTAGATGCTGCCGTACATACTTTGCTCATGGCAGAACGCCTGGTGCTCAACTGCATGCAACGGATGAGTGGCATTGCCACCCTCACCCGGCAATACACAGACCGTCTTAAAGGTTACCATACCAAAGTGCTCGATACCCGTAAAACCACGCCCAACTTCCGTATGCTGGAAAAAGAAGCTGTACGCATCGGGGGAGGTGTGAATCACCGCATGGGCCTGTACGATATGGTGATGCTGAAAGACAACCATATCGATTTCTGCGGAGGAATCACACCGGCAGTAAATAATGTGGTGGATTATCTGAAAAAGAAAGGACTGAACTTACAGATAGAAGTAGAGGCCCGCAGCCTGAACGATGTACGGGAAATACTGGCCGTTGGAAATGTACACCGCATTATGCTGGACAATTTCACGCCGGAACAGATCCCCGCCGCACTGGAACTGATCAATGGAAAATATGAAACAGAAGCTTCCGGCGGCATCACTTTAGCCAATGTGGAAGCTTATGCAAAAACGGGTGTGGACTTTGTTTCCGTGGGCGCCATCATCCATCATGCCGTAAGTCTTGATCTGAGCCTTAAAGCTGTTATCCACCCCAACAAATGAGAAAGATCCTGATCATCATCAACCGCAAAGCCGGTACCGATCGTGAAAAGCAACTGGGATTGGTTATCCGCCAGCAACTCCCGGCAGACCAGTTCGCTGTTGAAATCACTTACCTGCAATACCTTGGCCATGGAACAGACCTTGCCCGTGAAGCTGTTCAACGGGGAGTAGATACAGTAGTTGCTGTAGGCGGCGATGGTTCCATCAATGAAATTGCACAGGGCCTTTTAGGTTCCAGAACTGCATTGGCTATTGTGCCATTGGGAAGTGGAAACGGCCTTGCCCGCGCACTCCGCATTCCGCTGGATGCCACAGCAGCTTTGCAGATTGTAGCCAACGGCACCAGAAAACCTATGGACGCCGGTTTTGCCAATGAACATCTTTTCCTGAGTAATGCAGGCGTAGGTTTCGATGCCCTCATCGCAGACCGTTTCAGACATAGCAAAAAGCGCGGTCTTATCAACTATGCCCGCCTGGTGATAGGAGGCTTCGCCAGTTACAAACCGGCTGCTTATTCCATCAAAGTGGATGGGCAGGAAAGAGTTCAAAAAGCCTTTCTGATGACGGTGGCCAACGGCAACCAGTTCGGCTACGAATTTAAGCTCGCTCCCAAAGCCAGTGTTTTTGACGGTTTATTGGATATATGTCTGGTACCACCGATACATTTCTGGGATCTGCTGCCCCTCAGCATTCATTCCTTAAAAGGTAATATTGACGAAAGCCGTTACATGGAACACATTACCGGCAAGGAAATTGAAGTGAACAGTACCGACCTGAACTGCTTACAGGTAGATGGGGATGCTGTACCTTTGACCAATGGGAAAACAGTGTATTTTCGCATAGCGGCAGGTGCATTACAGGTGATCGTACCTGCTGAATAATAAACCTTGATATGAGTAAGAAGAAAAACAGCTCCGGCGGCATCGTGTATTCCACAGATCCCAATTATTCCTATCCACAGGAAGAACAGGAGGAACAAGCCACATTACCACCCGCCCGGCAGCAACTGAAAGTAACGCTGGATAAAAAGCAGCGCGCAGGTAAAACGGTTACCGTTGTAGATGGATTTACCGGAACAGAAGCTGATCTCGAAAAACTGGGGAAAGACCTGAAGACCAAATGTGGTACCGGAGGCAGTGCAAAAGACGGCCAGATCCTTATCCAGGGCGATTATAAAGATAAGATAGTGAAGTGGTTACAGGACTGGGGTTATAAAGCTAAATAAGGAGAAATCAAGCCTATGAGAAGGTTCAGAGAATGCTTCACATAGGCTTGACATAGGCTCAACATAGGGCACTCGTTTGATGATCCTATACCTATCTGTTAACCAGCTTAAGGGCACCCTCCGAATAACGTTCCCCGCTGATCTCATATCCCTTCATCAATTGCTCAATCGCCAGCACATCAGCAGCAGAAAGGTGCACATCCGCCGCGGCAGCATTCTCCTGCAGGTACTTCCTTCTTTTGGTTCCCGGAATGGGAATGATATCATCTCCTTTTGCCAATAACCAGGCCAATGCCAGTTGGCCGGTAGTAATATTCTTTCCCGCGGCCACTTCTGTCAGTGCATTCACAATCGCCTGGTTCTTCTCAAAAGCTTCCTGCTGAAAGCGGGGCAGGTTACGGCGGAAATCATTTTCATCCAGGGTCTTTACATCCTTCAGTGTATTCGTTAAAGCACCCCTGCCCAGCGGGCTGTAAGGAACCAGGGCGATATTCAGTTCCCGCGCAGTGGGGATGATCTCTTTTTCAAGGTCTCTTACAAAAAGGGAATACTCGCTTTGAAGCGCGGCAATCGGATGTACCGCATCAGCTTTCCGGAGAGAAGCTGCGGAGGATTCAGAAAGCCCCAGGAAGCGCACTTTACCTTCTTTCACCAGCTCAGCCATGGCACCTACGGTTTCTTCGATCGGTATATTGGCATCCACGCGATGGGCGTAATAAAGATCGATGTGATCTGTACCAAGCCTCTTCAGGCTTGCTTCGCAGGCCTTTTTGAGATAAGCGGGGGAACCATCAATGTAAGTAGAATTATCCTCCCGCATGCGGAAGCCGAATTTAGTGGCCAGGAAAACATCCTTGCGGCGGGTGGCCAGTACTTTGGAGAGCTGTTCTTCATTCAGGCCCTGGCCGTACATATCCGCTGTGTCCCAGAAATTGATGCCGAGGTCCAGTGAAAGTTCCAGTGTGGCTTGTGATTCCTGATCATCCCGTTGTCCGTATGCAAAGGCCATACCCATACATCCCAGGCCAATAGCGGATACCTTTTCTCCAGATTTACCAAGTGTTCTGTATTGCATTGTAATAGGATTTTAATACACAAATGTAATTGCGGATGGATGATCAATAATTGCACGATTCAAACGGGAAATTGCAAATATCAGAGGAAGAATTTTTATGCAACTACGGCAGGTTTCATAGGAATTGCAACATGTGTTGCACTTTTATATTTGGCTAGTTAAAAAAGAAACTCCATCTTGTATGCCTCCATTTATTGACCAAAATCAGCGGGCCTGGCCCAATGACTGGCGTTTTTGGAGAAGCAGACTGATTTGTCTTTACAAATTCCACTTCTCCAAAAGCCAGTTGACAAACTGGCTTTTTTATTTCACTACGCCTTCACTGAATACAGCCAAACTACCATTTACCGCACAACTGCTTTATTTCACGATCACGAACTCTACCTCCCCAAATCCCAGTTCCAGCATAGTTTTCCCTTTTTCGAGACATAACCGCCCATCCGGTAATACATCCATGATAACACCCTGGAAGATATCCCCGTTTATCTTGTATAACCCAGGTTCTTTAAAGCGGTACATGTAAGACTTATATTCTTCCAGCCACTGATCAAATATCGCAGGGTGTAAACGGCTGTAACGTTCTTCCAGGCAGGCACAGAGCTCATGTGCCAATGCAAGGCTGTCCCAGTTCTTGCCCGTTATCTGTCTTAAGGATACAGGATTGATCAGGCTCGGCGGGAAATGCGGCGTATTGATGTTAATACCGATGCCTGTGATGGCATATTGCCATACATTTCCACGTAAAACATTCTCTATCAGAATACCCCCTGCCTTTCTGTCACGCCAGTAAATATCGTTGCTCCACTTGATCCGCGTGTCGTCTCCTGCGTATTTAGAGAAGAAATCATAGGCGCCCAAAGCCACGGCAACACTGAGCATAAATTGTTGAGGCAATGCCAGCGCGGGTTGAAGAGCAGTGGTAAGCATAATGTTCTCTCCCGGTTCTGAAAGCCATTGTTTACCACGCTGTCCTTTTCCGGCCGTTTGTTCCATAGCGAACCAGGTGCTGCCGTCTGCCACAGGCCCTGCATTGACCTGGGCCATGGCATAGTTATTGGTGCTGTCTACAGTTGACAGCACATGAAATGGGTTGCCGATCACAAGTCTGTTTTTATCTTTAAAACGATCTGAAACAAAGTAACACCATTTTAACAATTTTTTACCGGCTCAATCGTCAACAGATATGAAGCAGTTGTGATATTTTGGGGCTGGTTTAGTAATTTTGAAGATTAAAGTTTATTTTTAACAAAAACAGCATTTATTGGCACCCTTAACCATTCTAAATACCCGGAAAAAGGCGGTAACACGCGTAAACAGGAACAGCAAGATATTTACTACCATCATAAAGGCCATACAGGACAAAAAAGGGGAGAATATCGTTTCCCTTGATCTGCGCAAGATCCCTGAAGCTGTTGCTGATTTTTTTATCTTATGTGAGGCCAATTCAAACACTCAGGTTAAAGCCATTGCAGACTTTGTGGAAGAAGAAGTGAGGCGCGCAACAGAAGAAACACCTTACAAACACGAGGGTTTTACTGCCCAACAGTGGATCCTGGTGGATTATGTGAATATTGTAGTGCATGTTTTCATACCTGAAACACGCAAATTCTATAAACTGGAGGAGATGTGGAGTGATGCGGAAAGCATGGAACACCTTGAAAACTGAACAAAACCGCCGGTTTTGTATTAATTATTTGTATAAAAAGACAACACTCATTCGTAAAGGAGCGAACGATCATGGAAAAAGGAGGCAACAACAATAACAAGGGATCCGATAAATCTCCAAAAAAAGGACCAAAGTTCAATATATACTGGGTTTATGCCTTTATAGGGATAGCCCTGCTGGCTATGAACTTTATTGACTTAAAGAACCAACCGAAAGAACTCACCGGTTTTAAACAATTCCAGCAGGAATTCCTGCGTACAGGAGATGTGGACAAACTTGTTGTAGTGAATAAAAAGGTGGTGGAGATCTACATCAAGAAAGATCGGTTGAACGATCCGAAGTATGATGCAGTGAATAAAAATCGTTTCGGTCAGCCTAATCCCGGCCCGCACTATCAGTTCACAATTGGTAGCGTGGAAGGTTTCCAGAAAGAACTGGACAAAGCACAAGCTGATGTTCCTTTGGCGGATCAGATGAACGTATCCTTCCAGGATCGTCAGAACTGGTTCGATCCATTGATGCAGATATTATTGCCCATCCTGCTTTTAATTGGTATGTGGATCCTGCTGATGCGTAAAATGGGAGGCCCTTCCGGTGGAAGTGGCGGACCAGGTGGCATCTTCAATATCGGCAAATCCAAAGCCACTTTATTTGATAAAGGCACCAGGGTGAACATCACATTTAACGATGTGGCTGGTTTGGACGAAGCAAAAGTGGAAGTGATGGAGATCGTGGATTTCCTGAAAAATCCAAAGAAATACACCTCATTAGGTGGTAAAATACCAAAAGGTGCATTGCTGGTTGGCCCTCCGGGTACAGGTAAAACCCTGCTCGCAAAAGCCATGGCCGGTGAAGCACAAGTACCTTTCTTCTCTATGAGCGGTTCCGATTTCGTGGAGCTTTTCGTAGGGGTAGGTGCAAGCCGTGTACGTGACCTGTTCAAACAAGCACGTGAAAAAGCACCCTGTATCATCTTCATCGATGAAATTGATGCTATCGGCCGCGCCCGTGGTAAGAACGTAATGATGAGCAACGATGAACGCGAAAACACCCTCAACCAGTTACTGGTAGAAATGGATGGTTTCGGAACAGACAGTGGTATCATCATCCTCGCAGCCACCAACCGTCCGGATGTACTGGATAGCGCTTTATTGCGCCCCGGCCGTTTCGACCGTCAGATCTCTATTGATAAACCAGATCTGGCTGGCCGTGAGCATATCTTTGATGTGCATCTGAAACCGATCAAAACATCTCCAAACCTCGATATCAAAAAACTCGCTTCCATGACCCCCGGTTTTGCCGGAGCGGATATTGCCAACGTATGTAACGAAGCAGCTTTGATTGCTGCCCGTAAAGGCAAAACGCAAGTGGAAATGGACGACTTCAATGATGCGATCGACCGTGTAATTGGTGGTTTGGAGAAAAAGAACAAGATCATTTCTCCGGAAGAAAAAGAAGTGATCGCTTACCACGAAGCTGGCCATGCTATCTGCGGATGGTACCTGGAACATGCTAACCCGCTGGTAAAAGTGACCATCGTTCCACGCGGCGTTGCTGCTTTGGGATATGCTCAGTATCTGCCGAAAGAACAATACCTCTATAATACTGAACAACTCATGGACGATATATGCATGACCCTTGGTGGCCGCGCAGTAGAAGACCTGGTATTCGGTAAAGTATCTACCGGTGCGCAGAACGACCTGCAGGTAATTACCCGCATGGCTTATGCTATGGTCACTGTATACGGTATGAACGATAAGATCGGTAACGTTTCTTTCTACGATCCTAACAGCGATCAGGCTTTCACCAAACCGTACTCTGAAGAAACATCCAAAATGATCGACCATGAAGTACGTTTGCTGATAGACCAGGCATACCAGCGTACTAAAAAACTGCTGGCTGATAAAATGGATAACGTGAGATTACTGGCCGGCGAACTGCTGAAGAAAGAAGTACTCTATAAAGATGACCTGGAGCGCCTCATCGGCAAACGCCCTTACGAGACGCACAAAGAACATATCGTTCCTAACAAGGAAGGTACCAGCTTTGATGGTGTTCATCCTACAGATATTATCAATCCTTCACCGGCAAATGTGATCTCAGAATAGGATGAAAGTATCTCCTGCCAAAGAAAATATCCTGAAGAAAGTCAGGAATGCGCTCAGCCAGCCAGTGCAGTTGCCATTTCCGCATGCGGAAGGAAACAACTCTGTGTTTGAAACAGCACATGATGGTTTGGAAATGAAGTTCGCAGAAGAATTCACCCGCCTGCAAGGCAAGTTTATCTTCTGTTCTTCACGCGATGAGCTGGCAGAAAATCTGCAGGCCCTGGTAGTGAATAAAGAATGGACGCACGTACATTGTAAAACACCTGCGCTGGAAAAGATCCTGCAGCCATATTCACCAGCCTACCTCAACGTAGGGGATGAACATACACTGGATGCAGCCATTACAGATTGTGAATGGCTCGTAGCCCGCACAGGAAGTATTATCATGAGCGCAGCGCAGCCTTCAGGAAGAGCATTGCCGGTTTTTGCACCCATCCATATTGTGATTGCCTACACGCATCAACTGGTACTGGATATAAAAGACGGCATCAGCAAAATGAAAGAGAAATACCCCGGTCAGCTTCCATCCATGATCTCTTTTGCCACCGGCCCAAGCCGTACGGCAGATATCGAGAAAACACTGGTAGTGGGAGTACACGGACCTAAAGAGGTATATGTGTTCTTACTGGACGAATAGATATTTTTAATCAATACAAACAATGTAAAATGCAAAAGGAAATCATCACTTTTGCATTTTACATTTAAGCTGGATCATGGAATTGTTATTGCCTGCAGACAAGCGTATTTACTTTGCTTCGGACTTTCACCTCGGTGCTCCTGATATGGAAAAGAGCCGCGAGCGGGAAAGGCTGATAGTACGCTGGCTGGAAGAAGCGGCAAAAGATGCACAGCACATCTTCCTGGTGGGCGACCTCTTCGATTTCTGGTTTGAATATAAAGATGTGATCCCCAAAGGGTATACCCGCCTGCTGGGTAAACTGGCAGAACTGCGGGACAAGGGCATTGGCATTTCCGTTTTCATCGGCAACCATGATATGTGGATGAATGGATATTTTGAAGATGAATTGCAGATCCCCGTTTACTATGAACCACAGACTTATACCATTGCCGGCAAGAAATTCTATATCGGCCATGGAGATGGTTTAGGCCCCGGTGATCATGGTTATAAATTCCTCAAGAAAGTATTTCGTAACCCCGTTTGCCGCTGGTTGTTTTCCTGTTTACATCCCAGGTGGGGTATTTCCATGGCCAATTACTGGAGCCGCAAAAGCCGTGCTGCTACAGGTTCTGAACTGGAACAGTTCCTGGGAGAGCAGGATGAATGGCTGGCCATTTACAGTAAAGAAATACTGCAGAAAGAACATTTCGATTATTTTATTTTCGGGCACCGCCACCTCCCACTGGACCTGAATGTAGGAGAGAACAGTCGATATGTGAACCTGGGCGACTGGCTCAATTATAATTCCTATGGTGTTTTTGATGGCAACACGCTGGAACTGAAATACTACAAACCTTAACCCAGTATCTCGTGTAATATAGGAGGGGAGTGCAGTTCCTTAAAATCAGGAAGATGCACTTTGTAAAAATCCAGGTAAGCGTACAGCATATTCCTCCTTCTTTCCTTATTCAATTCAATCTTCCCAAGATCAGCAGCATATACCACCTGTTGCAGGCGATCCGTTATTTCACTGGAAACTTCATCCAGGTAATTACTGTGATGTGGTGGCAGATCCGTGAATACCCCTTCCTGCAGATCCAGGTAAGGCGTGTATTCAGAATAATGGCCACCGAAGTGGAAACCGAGATGTATAGCCAGTTTCAGGGTAAAGTATAAAGGAAGGTTGGCGGCTACTGCAGTAGGTTCCGTATCCAGAGCTTTGAATACACTTTCTGCAAATTGATAGA
This DNA window, taken from Chitinophaga niabensis, encodes the following:
- a CDS encoding LVIVD repeat-containing protein; the encoded protein is MRTMLFKLPVIIAGILAFSGCVKEKCSRITTTTIYTPVIMAKADYWASVKSEAPQEVGTPGKIYVKDQYIFVNEMQKGIHVIDNSNPREPKNVAFLNIRGNVDIAIKGNTLYADSYADLVVFNILDPLHISFVKKLDNIINYPINSAGLMMGQSVRNNDSIVVGYTTRDTTYECECAKKDEYLVYDMAGYSLNSAAYKASGGTGKGGSMARFTIAKDYLYTVNWSQLKAFDISNAANPVHKGEQNIPGGSIETIFPYGEYLFIGSMNAMHIYDIIDPAAPKKRSTATHFRACDPVVVEGTKAYVTVRSGAACGGSINELQVFDVSNVDQPVKLASYQMKNPYGLGVSNGKLFICEGTFGLRFMQGTDFASISTTRLIEGLTTYDVIPYSDKNLLVSAADGVYQYDYSAMNNPVLLSKISIKKR
- the gpmI gene encoding 2,3-bisphosphoglycerate-independent phosphoglycerate mutase, translating into MENKRAILVIMDGWGQGQVPAADAIAHANTPFVDNLYEQYPHGQLITCGEQVGLPDGQMGNSEVGHLNIGAGRIVYQELQRINVAIRTGELAASKVLQASMDYALNNDKALHLIGLVSDGGVHSHISHLKAIISIAHQRGLKKVFIHAFTDGRDTDPKGGFAYLEDLQQHLQQTTGQIASVTGRYYAMDRDKRWERVKLAYDAMVYGIGVPTQNAPLAVKASYADGVTDEFIKPIISVNDQQQPIATIKEGDAVLCFNFRTDRCREITEVLTQQAFPDFGMQPLALNYTTITEYDKSFKGVHIIFDNDNLVMTLGEVLEKHGKTQIRIAETEKYPHVSFFFSGGRETPFVGERRLLAPSPKVATYDLKPEMSAPELADLIVPELEQRTTDFIVLNFANADMVGHTGVWPAVIKAVETVDACVAKVVTTALLNDYVIFLTADHGNADYMINEDGTPNTAHSLNPVPFFIISQDFKGDVKNGKLGDIAPTILHFMGLPIPPEMTGNLLV
- a CDS encoding DUF4783 domain-containing protein, producing MKKLIFALGVLIACGMFTAFTLMAGPFEDVISAIKQGDAASLGKNLDNTVEINMMGKSNSYSKAQAEIILKDFFSKNSVKSFELIHKGGQEGSGFFGVGTLVTSAGSYRISFFLQKKGTTFVLNELRFENK
- the nadC gene encoding carboxylating nicotinate-nucleotide diphosphorylase, which encodes MLQKEALTNFISSALAEDIGNGDHSTMASIPPATKGTAQLKIKEAGVLAGMEVAEAVFRYLDMFTEFRPFKKDGDAMQPGELAFEVDAAVHTLLMAERLVLNCMQRMSGIATLTRQYTDRLKGYHTKVLDTRKTTPNFRMLEKEAVRIGGGVNHRMGLYDMVMLKDNHIDFCGGITPAVNNVVDYLKKKGLNLQIEVEARSLNDVREILAVGNVHRIMLDNFTPEQIPAALELINGKYETEASGGITLANVEAYAKTGVDFVSVGAIIHHAVSLDLSLKAVIHPNK
- a CDS encoding diacylglycerol/lipid kinase family protein, which gives rise to MRKILIIINRKAGTDREKQLGLVIRQQLPADQFAVEITYLQYLGHGTDLAREAVQRGVDTVVAVGGDGSINEIAQGLLGSRTALAIVPLGSGNGLARALRIPLDATAALQIVANGTRKPMDAGFANEHLFLSNAGVGFDALIADRFRHSKKRGLINYARLVIGGFASYKPAAYSIKVDGQERVQKAFLMTVANGNQFGYEFKLAPKASVFDGLLDICLVPPIHFWDLLPLSIHSLKGNIDESRYMEHITGKEIEVNSTDLNCLQVDGDAVPLTNGKTVYFRIAAGALQVIVPAE
- a CDS encoding translation initiation factor, with amino-acid sequence MSKKKNSSGGIVYSTDPNYSYPQEEQEEQATLPPARQQLKVTLDKKQRAGKTVTVVDGFTGTEADLEKLGKDLKTKCGTGGSAKDGQILIQGDYKDKIVKWLQDWGYKAK
- a CDS encoding aldo/keto reductase, with amino-acid sequence MQYRTLGKSGEKVSAIGLGCMGMAFAYGQRDDQESQATLELSLDLGINFWDTADMYGQGLNEEQLSKVLATRRKDVFLATKFGFRMREDNSTYIDGSPAYLKKACEASLKRLGTDHIDLYYAHRVDANIPIEETVGAMAELVKEGKVRFLGLSESSAASLRKADAVHPIAALQSEYSLFVRDLEKEIIPTARELNIALVPYSPLGRGALTNTLKDVKTLDENDFRRNLPRFQQEAFEKNQAIVNALTEVAAGKNITTGQLALAWLLAKGDDIIPIPGTKRRKYLQENAAAADVHLSAADVLAIEQLMKGYEISGERYSEGALKLVNR
- a CDS encoding biotin--[acetyl-CoA-carboxylase] ligase yields the protein MIGNPFHVLSTVDSTNNYAMAQVNAGPVADGSTWFAMEQTAGKGQRGKQWLSEPGENIMLTTALQPALALPQQFMLSVAVALGAYDFFSKYAGDDTRIKWSNDIYWRDRKAGGILIENVLRGNVWQYAITGIGININTPHFPPSLINPVSLRQITGKNWDSLALAHELCACLEERYSRLHPAIFDQWLEEYKSYMYRFKEPGLYKINGDIFQGVIMDVLPDGRLCLEKGKTMLELGFGEVEFVIVK